GCGGCCGCATGGCCCTGCTGTTCGGCGGGGTGCGCCGCGGCTGGGAACGGCAGACCGGCGCGCTGGTCCGCGTGATGGCCTTCGGCGCGTCCTATTCGGTGCTGTCGGCGGTCTTTCCCATCCTGGTGGTGGCACCGCGCTACGCCGCGGGGGTTATCACGCTGGGGATGATGATGCAGACCGCGCAGGCCTTCCAGCAGGCCGTCGCGGCGCTGTCCTGGCCCATCGACAATCTGGCGACCGTCGCCCAGTGGAAGGCGTCGGTGGAGCGGGTGCTGGGCCTGAAGGAGGCGCTGGACGGGATCACCCCCTTGCCCCCGGTCAAGGCGAACGCGCGCGATTTTCTGTCCGATGGCGGCACCACCGCGCGGAAACGGTGACGAGGCCCGGCACTTTCCGTTTGACCTCAACTTAGCTTGAGGTTCTATCCTGCCGCCGCACGCCGAAACCTTGGGAGGGACCGGGCCGAATGCACCGCGAGATACGGCTCCTGCTGCGCCGCTGGAAAATCACTCTGCTGAAGAAACACGAAAACCGCCGCCGCCTTGCCATGTTCAGGCCCATCCTGCCCGGCGCCAACCTGAAGGACCGGCTGATCGCCTGCTGCGGCGCCATGATCGGCCTCGCCGCGACAGGGCTGCTCTGCCACAACCTGCTGACCCACATCACCAGCGCGCCGGCCCTGGTGGCGCCCATGGGGGCGTCGGCGGTCCTGCTGTTCGCGGTGCCGGCCAGCCCGCTCGCCCAGCCCTGGTCGATCATCGGCGGCAACACCTTGTCGGCGCTGGTCGGGGTGATGGTGGCGGCGCTGATCCCCGATCCCATGCTGGCCGGCGGCGTGGCGGTGGCGCTGGCCATCGCAACCATGTCGATGACGCGCTGCCTGCACCCGCCGGGCGGCGCCGCCGCGCTGACCGCGGTGATCGGCGGACCGGCGGTCGCCGCGTCAGGGATGCAGTTCGTGTTCTATCCGGTGGCCGTCAATTCCATCCTGCTGGTGCTGGCGGGCTGGACGTTCCATCGCTTCTCCGGCCATTCCTACCCGCACCGGGCGCCGCCCAAGCCGGCCAACAGCCACGGCACCGCCGACCCGCCCGCCCGTGCGCGCTCCGGCCTGACCGCCAACGACCTGGACGAGGCGATCCGCGATTTGGGGGAAGCGCTGGACGTCAACCGCGACGACCTGAGCGCCCTTCTGGAGAAGGCCGAGCTTCACGCCATGGAGCGCATGCACGGCGGGATCACCTGCGGCGACATCATGGCCCGCGACGTGGTGACGGTGAGCGCGGAGGCCCATCCGGAGGTGGCCCGCGCCCGCCTGATCGAGCACGCCTTCCGCACCCTCCCCGTGGTGGACCGGCGCAACGTGGTGGTCGGTCTGGTCGGGCACCAGCATCTGGTCGGGGATGCCGCGACGGTGGCCGCGGTGATGGCCGCGCCGGTGACCGCCGGCCCGGAAACCCCGGCCTTCCGCCTGCTTGGTCCGCTGTCGGACGGGGGCACGCACGAGGTCGCCATCGTGGATGGGAACGGCGGGCTTCTGGGGGTGGTCACCCAGACGGACCTGCTGCTGGTGATGGCCCGCACGACCTTGTTGCAGTCGTTGGACAGCGCCCGGACGCCGGCCGCGCTGGTGGCGTCGGCAAGCCGCTGAGCCGCAGCGGAAGCCACGGCTCCGCGAGAAAATTTTCTCGCGGAGCCGGCTCTTTCACTCCCCTCCCCTGCCCTGCCCGGCGTTGAGGATCGCGTCGATGTCGTCGCGGATGGCGCGGAGCGTCTCCCGGTCGATGTCCGCCAGGGCCAGTCCCTGTTCGCGGACGGCGGCGACGGTCTGGCGCGCCCCGAACACCGCCTTGGCCAGCGGCTTCGGCAGGGCGCTGCCGGTCGGAACCGCGTTGCTGCGGGGCTTTGCCGCCGTGGGCGCCGAAGCCTCCTCGTCGGCGGAGCGCCGGGTCATCTCCGTGACCAGCGCGTCCCAGCCGCGCAGCTGTTCGCCATCCCCTTTCAGCCGGGCGATCTCCACCAGCCGGTAGCGCGCCGGGCGGTGCAGCGGATACTCGTCGCGGATGCGCTGCGGCAGGCGGCTGATGAGGAGCGCGCGGGAAATGTCCACCCGGTCCTTGCCGACGATCCGTCCGACATCCTCCTGCCGGTAGCCGTGGCGCTCCATCAGCCGGGCGTAGGCGTCGCCCTCCTCGAAGGGGGACAGGTCGGCGCGCACGACATTCTCGATCAGCGCCAGCTCGTCCGACGCGCCGGTGACGGTCACGGCGTAGATGGTCGGATGGCCGAGCGCCCGCACCGCGCGGAAGCGCCGCTCCCCGAAGACGAGCTGGAAGCGCCCGTCGCCCAACTGCTGCACGCCGACCGGCTGGGCCAGCCCGTGCTGCGCGATGGAGGATTTCAACGCCTCCATGTCCGCCTCGTCGAAGTGGCGGCGCGGCTGGTCGGGGTTGGTGACGATGCGGCCGACGTCGATCTCCACGACGACCGGGCCACGGCGGTTGAAGCCCTGCCCGTCCTCGCGGGCCTGGCGCTCCGCCGCCGCGGTGGTCAGCACGCCGGTGTTCGTCCGGGCCAGTTTACGCGACATGGGCCATCACCTCCGGCATGCGGGCACGTTCCTGGATCAGCGCGTCGGCGACGGCCTGATAGACCTCGTAGCCCGGCGCGTCCGGCACCGCCTCCAGCGCGGCGCGCCCGGCGGCCACCGCCTGGGCGTAGACGGTCGCCCGCGGGATCGGGCCGAAGACGCGCAGCTTCGCGCCGAACAGGTTGCGGATGTCGTCCAGCGACGCCTGGTCCTGGGTCAGCCGCGCGTTGAACATCGTCGGCAGGATGCCCAGCACGCTGACCCCCGGATTGGCCCGGCGGCGGATCATGTCCAGGTTCTCCAGCAGGAACTCCACGCCCGCGACGCTCAGCATTTCCGTCTGGCAGGGAATGGCGACGGTGTTGGCGGCGGTCAGCGCGTTGCGCGCCAGCATGCCGAAATGCGGCGGGGTGTCGACGAAGATGAAATCGTAGCTCTGCCGCGCCCCGCCATCCAGGCATTCGCGCAGCGCGCAATCCCCCGACGACTGGCTTTGCAGCTCCGCCTCCGCGTCGCCCAGCCGCATCCCGCTGGGGATGACGTCGAGCCCGCTGTCGGTGGTCACGATGTAGTCGCCGAGGTCGAAACCTTTCCCCCGCGATTTCAGTGCCTCCACCGACGCCTTCAGGGCGTAGTAGAGGGTTTTCTCCTCGCGCTCGCGCTCGATGGAATTGATGCCGAGATGGATGGTGGCGTTGGCCTGCGGGTCCGCGTCGATCAGCAGCACCTTGAAGTGCCGGGCGAGCAGGGTGGCCGTGTTGACGGTGAAGGCGGTCTTGCCGACACCGCCCTTGCGGTTGGCCGCAGCACAGATCAGCGCCGGGCCATGCTGCGTCACCGTCCCGATCTTCTCCTGCAGCAGCAGGGAGATGACCGGGGCGGGGATCTTCTCGCTGCCGTTCTCCCAGCGCGAGATCTTCGCCTTGTCGTATTTCCGGCCGAGTTTTTCGTTCAGCCAAGCCGCGAAATCCGGCTGGTTCAGCGTCCGGCCTTCCCGGAACGCCTTGATGTCCTCGCCGCGCATGGTTCAATCCCCTGCCTTGCCCCGAGGCCACTTTTGCGCGGCGGTTGAGCCCGGTCAAGCCGGAATGTTGATTCGGGGGCAGGGCAGGGGAGTCAACATTCGGCGAGAAAATTTTCTCGCGGGAAAAGCGTTCGGCGGAGGCGCCATGCGCGCCCCCGCCGGTCCGCTCAGCCCGGCTTGTAGGCCGCCTTCGCTTCGGGCATCAGCTTCTGCAGCGCGGCGATGCGGTCCGCCGTGCCGGGGTGGGTGGACATGAAGGTCGGCTGCTCGCTCCCGGCCTGCTTCATGTTCTGCCACAGCTCGATGGCCGCCTGCGGGTCGTAGCCGGCGCGGGCCATCATCAGCAGCCCGGCGCGGTCCGCCGCAAGCTCCTGGTTTCGGGAATAGGGCAGCAGCAGGCCGTACTGCGCGCCGGTGCCCAGCGCCGCGGCGATCATCTCGCTGCCGCCGACACCGCTCGCCCCGGCCACGGCGCCCAGAATGCTCGTGCCGGCGTCGGTGGCCATCTGGGTGCTCACCCGCTCGGCGGCGTGGCCTTCCAGATTGTGGGCGATCTCGTGGCCGATGACCGCGGCAAGCTGCGCGTCGGTCTTGGCGTACTTGAAGAGGCCTTCATAGACGCCGATCTTCTGGCCGGGCAGGGCGAAGGCGTTGGCCTCCTGGCCCTGGAACACGCGCACCTCCCAACCCGCGGGGTCGAGCGAGGCGGCGCGCAGCAGGCGGGCCGAGATCTGCTCGGCGCGGCGCTGGTAGCTGGCGTTGGCGGTGGCCGGGGTCGATTGGATCAGGCGTTGCCAGTCCTGCTGGCCGAGTTCGACGAGTTGCTCCTGCGAGACGAGGTTCAGCCCGAGCCCCGTCGAGTTTCCGGCGCATCCGGCCAGCGCCAGGGACCCGGCCAGCGCCGCGGCAAGGCACAGGGGTCGGACGGTCATGGTCGGCATTGGTGTTCCTCCGTTGTGGTTCTGTCCGCCGCATCCTATCCGATGGCGGATGGGCTGTGCCGGGGCAATTCGGTGGCCGTGTCGTGAGAGCCGCAACGTTTCACGGGGCGGGATGTTGCCTCCGATCACCGCAGATGCGGAACGGGCGATGCGGAACGAACCGGGAGAACAGCATGCCGATCAAAGCCTTCGTGCTCAACTGCACCCTGAAGCCGTCGGGGAAGCCCTCCTCGACCGACGCGATGATCGGCTTGCTCCAGAAGGACCTCGCCGCCCACGGGGTCGAGGTGGCCGCGCCGGTCCGCGTCGCCGACCATGACGTGAAGCCCGGCGTGACCTCGGATGAAGGGCCGGGCGATGCCTGGCCGGAGTTGCGCCGCCGCGTGCTGGAGGCCGACATCCTCGTCCTCGGCACGCCGATCTGGATGGGCCAGCCGTCCAGCGTGTGCAAGCGGGTGCTGGAACGCATGGACGCTTTCCTGGGTGAGACGGACGACCAGGGCCGCATGGTGTCCTACGGCAAGGTCGCGCTGGTCGCCGTCGTCGGCAACGAGGATGGCGCCCACCATGTCTCGGCGGAGCTGTTCCAGGCGCTGAACGACGTGGGCTTCACGCTCGCCGCCAACGCCGTCTGCTACTGGGTGGGGGAGGCGATGCAGAAGACGGATTTCCAGGATCTGGACACGGTGCCGGACAAGGTGGCCTCCACCTCCGCCATGGCCGCGCGCAACGCCGCCCACCTCGCGCGCTTTCTGAAGGAGAAGCAATATCCCGGCGAATGACGGGAGCGCATGATGGGCCGGGTGATTAGACGTCTAATAGCGTCGCATCGCCCTTGGCCCTCCCGGCCGTGCCATTCTGTGGATATCCACGCAAGAGCCTTCTCAACCGCCCGCGCGATTCCATGTATAGTCGGCGGTGCGATGACATCGCTGCGGGTGGATGGTGGCAGGAGGAACGGGTGACGACGCTCAAGGAATTCGAAGAAGCCTTGAAGACGGCGGGCAACACGGAGGCCCTGGAGATCCTGGGCAAGCTGCGGGAGCGTGACAAGGCCCAGCGGTCGATCCGCCCGGCGCGGCGCGTCGTCGGCAAGAAGATGACGCCCGAACTCGCCGCGCAGATCCTGGAGCTTCACCGCACCACCGACATGACGCAGCAGGAGATCGCCTTCCAGCTCGGCGTCAACCAGGGCCGCGTGAACGAGGTCATCAAGCGCGGCAAGTGGCTGAACGACGACCCCAACGCGCCGGAGGCCGTCGCCCGCGACAAGGCCAAGGCCCGCGCCAAGGACGGGGTGGGCATCGACCCGCGCCCGACCCGCCCGAAGAAGAAGAAGAAGGCGGCTGAGCCCGCCGCCGAGCCGGCTGTCGAGCCGGTTCAGGAGATTGTCGCCGAACCGGCCGTCGAGCCGGTCCAGGAGGTCGTGGCGGAGGATGCGCCGCCCGTGGCGGCTCCGGCCGCGAAAGAACCCGCGCCCGAACCGGCTCCTCTGGAGCGGGTGGAAATGGCATTGAACCCGGACGCACAGGATACTGTGGCCCCGGATCAATCGGCCCAGGACGACAAGCCGGCTCCGGAGAAGGCGCCCAAGGAGAAGAAGAAAAAGCGGAAGGCCGAGCCGCCGGCGCAGCTTCTCTTCGACGGCCTGTAACGCGCCGATCAGCCGCGGCGGGGCTGCCACCAGCGGGCCAGGAAGCCCAGCCCGGCGAAGCGCACGACATGATGCGTGCCGACGAAGGCGGTGTCGAGGCCGAGCACGAAGGCCACGATGGTCATCGCCTCGACCCCGCCCGGCGCGTAGGCGAGCCAGAGCTGGCCGAAGGGAAGCCCGAGCAACCACGCCCCCGCCCAGGCGAAGGCCGAGGACAGGACGAGCGCCAGCGCCACGCTTTCCAGCGACGGACGCAGCGCCGCCCGCAGGGACGCCAGCGTGACCCCGGCGAAGCGCGACCCGATCAGCGCCCCCGTCACCACGAAGCCCGCGTTCAGCAGCCAGTTCGGCAAGCGGTGGTCCACGAGGCCGCTGCCGTGCAGCACAGCGCTTCCCAGCATGGCGCCGAGCAGCACGCCGCCGGGCACGCGCAGCTTTTGGAACAGCAGCCCCGCCAGGGCGCTGGCCCCGACCAGAAGAGCCAGCTCGGGCAGGGCGTCCGCCGCGTCGGACAGGGCAGGGCGGGGCGGCAGGCCGGGCGTGGACGACACCAGATCCAACAGCCAGGGCATGGCGGCGACCAGGACGAACAACCGCAGGCTCTGCGCCAGCGCGACCCGCGGCAGGTCGGCCCGGCTCTCCGCCGCCAGCACCAGAACGGCGCCCAGCGCGCCGGGAACCGCGGCGTAGCGCGCGGTCGCCGGGTCCCAGCGGTGCACCCGCTCCAGCCACGCCGAGCAGGCGTACAGGCAGGCCATCACCGATCCGGCGAGCAGCGCCATGCTGAGCGGCCAGGAGGCCATCTGGTGCAGCGTGTCCGGTGTGACCCCGGCGCCCATGGAGATGCCCAGCAGCACGAAGGCGGCGGTGCCGAGAGGGGAGGGCAGGCGCAGCGTCAACCCGCCGAGCGCCCCGCCGGCCACCGCGGTCATCGCCCCCATCAGCCACGCCGCGGGCAGCCCCGCCAGAGCGAACAGCCCGCCACCCAGGGCGGCCAGAAGGAGGGTCAGGGCGGTGGAGGCGAGTCGCTTCATCATCCGTCGGGTCCGGCTTCGGCAAGGGCCGTGCACTGTGCGTGTCACCCGCAATCGTGCGCAACCGGTATGGGCGGTAACCTGACAAGCGTGTGCGGCATAGGCCGGCGATTGTCCGGACCGTCGGCCTGCTGCATTGTCGGAACAACCGGCCGCAGCGGCGGCCCAGACGAAGGGGAGGGGGCCATGCCCACGATAGCCAGGGGACGGACGCCATGAGGTTCGCCGCCAACCTGTCCATGATGTTCACCGAACGGCCTTTTCTGGAGCGGTTCGGCGCGGCGGCGGCAGCCGGCTTCGACGCGGTGGAGTTCCTGTTCCCCTACGACGTTCCGGCGGAGCGGATCAAGGCGGCGCTGGACGGTCATGGCCTGACCCAGGCGCTGTTCAACCTGCCCCCCGGCGACTGGGCGGCGGGGGAGCGCGGCATCGCCAGCCTGCCGGGCCGCGAAGCGGAGTTCCGCGAGGGCGTGGCGACGGCCATCGCCTACGCCAAGGCGCTGGGCAACCGGCTGCTGCACTGCATGGCCGGCATCCCGCCGCAGGGGCTGGATCGGGAGGAGGCGCTGGCAATCTACACCGGCAATCTGCGCCACGCCGCGGCGGCCTGCGCGGAGGCCGGGTTGACGCTGCTGGTGGAGCCGATCAACAACCGCGACATGCCCGGCTATCTGATGAACGGCACCGCGCTGGCCCGCCGGGTGATCGGGGAGGTCGGGGCTCCGAACCTGAAGCTCCAGCTCGATCTCTACCATTGCCAGATCAGCGAGGGCGACCTCGCCACCCGCATCCGGGACAACGCCGACCTCACCGCCCATGTGCAGATCGCCGGCGTTCCCGACCGTCAGGAGCCCGACCGCGGCGAGGTCCACTATCCCTATCTGTTCGAGGTTCTGGTGGCGACCGGCTACCGCGGCTTCATCGGCTGCGAGTACCGGCCCCGCGCCCGGACGGAGGACGGGCTGGGCTGGTTCCGCACCGCAAGCAAGCAGGCTGCGCGCTGACCATGGAGCTGCTCGCCCCCCTGTCCAGCATCGCCGCCGTCGTCGTGCCGGTGTTCCTGATCGCCGCCCTGGGCTTCGGCTGGAGCCGCGCCAAACTGCCTTACGACAGCGCCTTCATCACCACCTTCGCAATCAACGTCTCCACCCCCTGCTTGGTCTTCTCCTCGCTGGCCCGCCTGACGCTGGGCGGGGACGACCTGCTGACCATGGCGGCGGCCTCGGTCGGCAGCATGGCGCTGGCCGGGCTGATGGCGACGCCGATCCTGCTGGCCAGCCGCTTGCCGCTGCGCGTCTATCTGCCGGCGCTCAGCTTCCCCAACGGCGGCAACATGGGCATTCCCGTCTGCCTGTTCGCCTTCGGGGAAACCGGGATGGGGCTGGCGGTGCTGTTCTTCGCGACGCTGGCCGTCCTCCAGTTCACCATCGGCCCGGCCCTGGCGGCGGGGCGCACGGACGCCAAGCAGGTGCTGCGCACCCCGGTGATCTACGCGGTGGCGCTGGCCGTTCTGGTCCTGATGACCGGCTTCCAGCCGCCGCAATGGGTGACCAACACCACGACGCTGCTCGGCAACTGCGCGGTGCCGCTGATGCTGTTCTCGCTGGGGGTGGCTCTGGCGGGCCTGCGGATGCAGGGGATGCTGCGGTCGCTGGCCATGTCGGCGCTGCGCCTGCTGCTCGGCTTCGCCGCCGGTCTGGCGGTGGTGGAGGTGCTGGGCCTGGAGGGCACGATGCGCGGCGTCGTGCTGCTGGAGAGCACCATGCCGGTGGCGGTGTTCAACTATCTCTGGGCGCTGCGCTACAACAACGCGCCGCAGGAGGTCGCCGGGATGGTGCTGGGGTCCACGGCGCTGTCGTTCCTGACTCTGCCGCTTCTGCTGGCGGCGGTGATGTGAAGAGGGGAGGGGGATGCGTTTGCCCCCACCCCGGCCCTCCCCCGCTTCGCAGGGGAGGGAGAAACAGTCCCCTCCCCTGCGAAGCGGGGGAGGGTTAGAGTGGGGGCAAAACTTCGCAACGCCTGAACTGGCCTCACGCCGTCGCGGCGTCCGAATGGGTCGCCGCGCGCACCCGGCGGTGGAAGGACGGCGGCACGACGCAGGTTCCGAAGAACATCAGGTAGTGCCGCATCTTCGGGTCGCCCGCCCGCGTCGCCTCGGCCAGCAGGCGGCGGACGGCGTTCCAGTCGCCCTCGCGGCGGGCCATGCCGACGACCTTGGTCATCAGGAAGGCGGCGTAGGCGTTGCCGGTCATCAGCGGGCGATGGGTCCGCGCCCACTCGAACGCCTGCCGCCAGTCGTCCACCGAGTGCAGCGAGGCGCGGCCCTCGTCGATCTCCACGAAGCACAGCGGCTCGTCCACGAAGACCAGCTCCGCGCCCGGCTGGTCGAGCGCGCGGAACAGCCAGCCCCAATCCTCGAAATGCCGGTAGTCCGGCATCGGCACGGCGAGCGCCAGCGAGCGCGGCACCATGATGGTCGGGGTGGCGAGATAGCCGGGGCGGGACAGCGGGCTGCGGCGGTCGATCAGGTAGTCGCTGATCGGCTCGCCCGGCTCCGGCCGGCGCTGCGGCCAGACGTAACGGCGTTCGCCGATGCTGACGCTGGTGCTGCAGGACACCACCGGCAGCTTGGCGCCCGACGCCTTGGCGGCGGCGAGCTGCCGTTCCAGCTTCTCCGGCGCCCAGGAATCGTCGTCGTCCAGGAAGGCGATCCATTCGCCCAGCGCCGCCTGCACCCCGGCGTTGCGCGCGCCCGCGGGGCCGAGCGACGCCGGGTTCTGCACGATGCGCAGGCGGCGGTCCTCCACCGCCTCCAGTGCTGCGACGGTGGCGGGGTCCGGCCCGTCGACGACGACGACGATCTCCAGATCCTGAATCGTCTGGGCGCGCACGCTCTCCACGGCGTTCAGCACCAGATGCGGGCGGTTGCGCGTCGGAATGACCGCGCTGACGGTGACGGGCGGGGCTTCCGCCGCCCTGCCTTCCGCCGCACCGCCCTTCATCTCCCCGCCTTTCGCCTCAAGGCCCTTCATCGCTTGTACTCCAGATATTGGAAGCCCATCAGGCCGTAGAGATAGCCGCTGCCCACGCAGATCTTCTGGAGACGGCGGATCGGCCAGCTGGTGTCGAAGGCCATCGCCATCGGCACCAGCGGCAGGGCGGCGAGGTTCAGCGCGATGTGCGCGAGGCCCAGCGTGGAGCGCTTGACGAGCGTGCGGCGCTGGCCGTTCAGCTTGGCCTCGGTCAGCGACACGCAGGTGCCCAGGCGGAAGGCGCGGCGCAGGATCCAGCGGGCGGTCATGCGGCTGGCCGGCACATGCTCCTCGATGGTCGCCTCGTCGCACCAGACGATGCGGTGGCCCTGGCGGCGGATCTGCTCGAAGAACAGCACGTCGCTGCCGCCGGACAGGCTCAGCTCCGGATCGAAGCGCACGCCGCCCTTCAGGATGGAGCGGCGGAACAGCACGTTGCCGGTGGCGCAATAGGCCGGCTCACTGCCCGTGGGCATGCGCTGCAGGTCGTGGAAGCGGCCCTTGGTCAGCCAATCGGGCGGGCGCTTCTCGTAGATCGGCAGGACCGGCCCGGCGACCACGGCGGCCCCGGTGCGCTCCATGGCCGTCACCAGCCAATCGAGCCAGCCGGGGCTCGCCACCTCGTCGTCGTCGATGAAGGCGATCAGGTCGGCGTCCGTGGTCTCGTCCAGGCAGCGGTTGCGGGCGGCTGGAATGCCCGGCACCGGTTCCGCCGCGTAGCGGATGGGGAAACGCCAGTCCTGTGCCATCTCCCGGCACAGGGGTTCGGCCGAGCGCGCCGGGTCGTTGTCCACCACCAGCACCTCGACGTCCAGCGGGGCGTCGGGGTTGAAGGTCAGCCCCTCCAGCGACAGCAGCGTGCGGTGAAGATCCTTCGGCCTGCGGTAGGTGCACACGCAAACCACCAGCTTTTTCGACATGGTGCCTGTTCCTTCCTCACGCCTGTTCATGGTGTTCATGCCGGGGATCGGGTGCGTTTCAGCCGGGCCAGCCCGATCCGCACCTGACCCATCAGGTTGGCGGGGTTGAGCACGGCCAGGGCCAGCAGATAGAGGCTGCCCGCCGGGGCGAGCTGGACGAGCAGCAGGTCGCTTTCCATCGCCGCGATCTCCAGCCCGGCGGCGAAGAGCAGGGCGGCGGTGGTCACCTTCAGAAGATCCTTCACCGGCACCGCCAGGACGCCGGCGCGCGGCATCAGGATGGCCGCGGCCACCACCCAGCCGAGCTGGGCCGCCAGCGAGCCGTAGGCCGCCCCGATCACGCCGAAACGCGGGATCAGGAACAGGTTGGCGCCGATGTTCAGCACCGCCGTCAGCATGGTCAGCTTCAGGATGTAGCCGGTCTTCTTGGTCAGGTGCAGCGACAGGTCGAAGTGGTAGATGCGCAGGATGCTGATGAAGACCGACAGGGCGACGATCGGCATGATCGCGGCACCGGTCTCGCGGTACGCCTCGCCGAGCAGCAGCCCGACGATGCCCTGGGCGGAGATGACCTCCATCAGCACCAGGGGCAGGCAGACCAGCAGCAGGATCGTCAGGTTCTGCGCCATGATCGGGCGCGCGGCGCGCGGGCCGGCGCTGTCATAGGCGCGCGACGCCATCGGCAGCGTGACCAGCGACGCCGCCGACGCCACCAGCATGATCGGCTGCTTGGCGAGGTCGAAGGCCATGGCGTAGGCGCCGGCCGCGGCCTCGCCGATGAACCAGTAGATCAGGAAGCGGTCGGCGAAATCGAGCGCCCAGCCGACCATCAGGCTCAGCATCAGCGGGCCGCCGAAGGTCAGCAGGAGGCCGACGCGCTCCCGCGCCGGCCAGCGCAGCGAGATGCCCTTCAGGTCGGAGCGCAGCCAGATCGCGGTGACCAGCAGGAAGCCGATGCTGGTGCCGAGCAGCAGCCCCTCCTCCTTCCAGCCGATCAGCACGAAGGCGGAGCCGAGCGCCAGCCCGAACAGCGCCTTGGCGAAGGACTTCGCCGCGAAGACGGAGCCCTTCAGCCGCGCCCGCGACATCTGGATCGACAGGTCGAACCAGGAGATCAGGATGGCGATGACCGGCAGATACAGCACATAGTCGATGCCGTTCATGCCGGGGTAGAAGGCCACCACCGTCCCCAGGATGGCGAGCACCCCGCAGGCCACCACCAGGAAGGCGGTGACCACGGTGGAGAGCCAGGCGTCCCGCTCCGCCGCGTCGCCGCCGCACTTGCGCAGGACGAACAGGCCCATCCAGGAGAAGCCGCAGGCGTTGATCGCCGCCGCCGCCGCCATCACCAGGGCGTAGTGGCCGTAGGCCTCCGGCGTGACGATGCGCGAGAAGACCGCGACCGCCGCGAAGCCCAGGATGCCGACGGCGATCCGGGTCGCGAAGAAGGCGAAGCCGCTCGACATCATGGCCGGGACTCCGCCACCGGGATGCCGTTCTGCAGCTTGGGCCGCCGTCCCGCCGCCGGACGCGGGGTCAGGGCGTGGGCGTGGACCGTCTTGGCCAGCCGCGTCTGGAAGGCGGTGAAGAGGAACCACAGCAGGCCGTTCTGGATCAGCAGGCTGCTTTCCGCGACGTTGCCCAGCAGGAGCATCATGGCGAAGACGATGTGCCAGCGCGCCGCCCCGCTGCGGTCGACCGGGACGATCCGGGCGATCCGCGACAGGTAGATCACATAGGCCACCAGGAAGAGGCCGAGGCCGAGCAGGCCGACGTCCAGCGTCGTCTGGATGAAGCCGTTGTGGGCGTGGATGTCGAAGCGCCCCGAGGTGCGCCAGAACAGCGCGCCCGGCGCGTCCAGCCCCGACCAGAAGGCGCTGAAGCCATAGCCCAGCACCGGCTGCTGCTCGATCATCCGGAAGGCGAAGTCCCAGATCAGCGTGCGCCCGGTCAGCGTGATGTCGCGGCCGAGCAGCGCGACGATGCTTTCCAGGTTCAGCAGCGCGAAGATGGCGGCCAGCATGATGACCATGGTGCCGCCGTACAGTTCCAGCGCCAGCGACCCGGCGTCCTGCCGGTGGGTGACCAGCATCACCAGGGTCATGCCGGCCATGGCGACGATCAGCGCCGTGGCGGAGCCGGACATGGCGAGACAGCCGGCCATGATGGCGAAGGTGCCCAGCCGCCAGACCAGCGCCATGGTATCGGTCACCGGGCGGGAGCGCA
The sequence above is drawn from the Azospirillum sp. TSH58 genome and encodes:
- a CDS encoding glycosyltransferase family 2 protein, whose translation is MSKKLVVCVCTYRRPKDLHRTLLSLEGLTFNPDAPLDVEVLVVDNDPARSAEPLCREMAQDWRFPIRYAAEPVPGIPAARNRCLDETTDADLIAFIDDDEVASPGWLDWLVTAMERTGAAVVAGPVLPIYEKRPPDWLTKGRFHDLQRMPTGSEPAYCATGNVLFRRSILKGGVRFDPELSLSGGSDVLFFEQIRRQGHRIVWCDEATIEEHVPASRMTARWILRRAFRLGTCVSLTEAKLNGQRRTLVKRSTLGLAHIALNLAALPLVPMAMAFDTSWPIRRLQKICVGSGYLYGLMGFQYLEYKR
- a CDS encoding lipopolysaccharide biosynthesis protein, translating into MMSSGFAFFATRIAVGILGFAAVAVFSRIVTPEAYGHYALVMAAAAAINACGFSWMGLFVLRKCGGDAAERDAWLSTVVTAFLVVACGVLAILGTVVAFYPGMNGIDYVLYLPVIAILISWFDLSIQMSRARLKGSVFAAKSFAKALFGLALGSAFVLIGWKEEGLLLGTSIGFLLVTAIWLRSDLKGISLRWPARERVGLLLTFGGPLMLSLMVGWALDFADRFLIYWFIGEAAAGAYAMAFDLAKQPIMLVASAASLVTLPMASRAYDSAGPRAARPIMAQNLTILLLVCLPLVLMEVISAQGIVGLLLGEAYRETGAAIMPIVALSVFISILRIYHFDLSLHLTKKTGYILKLTMLTAVLNIGANLFLIPRFGVIGAAYGSLAAQLGWVVAAAILMPRAGVLAVPVKDLLKVTTAALLFAAGLEIAAMESDLLLVQLAPAGSLYLLALAVLNPANLMGQVRIGLARLKRTRSPA
- the otnI gene encoding 2-oxo-tetronate isomerase — translated: MRFAANLSMMFTERPFLERFGAAAAAGFDAVEFLFPYDVPAERIKAALDGHGLTQALFNLPPGDWAAGERGIASLPGREAEFREGVATAIAYAKALGNRLLHCMAGIPPQGLDREEALAIYTGNLRHAAAACAEAGLTLLVEPINNRDMPGYLMNGTALARRVIGEVGAPNLKLQLDLYHCQISEGDLATRIRDNADLTAHVQIAGVPDRQEPDRGEVHYPYLFEVLVATGYRGFIGCEYRPRARTEDGLGWFRTASKQAAR
- a CDS encoding O-antigen ligase, giving the protein MSATPFPRNRAALAAAPAADAPPARPRTPPLLRSAADLTPSLFDQVVCAIGLILLWDALLSVMMSAPSQRFILRAGGAPESSGDTIKQLIFAGLYATALLRIVMLHGVRAFRYLSIPMALMVVLAIASSQWSHDPSLTIRRSVALVGTTIFGLYVGLSYGEVALARLIHRAVFVLAVLSALLAVGLPSYGLMPAEQGSQWRGVFSHKNGLGDAMAFGLTAGLFVLRSRPVTDTMALVWRLGTFAIMAGCLAMSGSATALIVAMAGMTLVMLVTHRQDAGSLALELYGGTMVIMLAAIFALLNLESIVALLGRDITLTGRTLIWDFAFRMIEQQPVLGYGFSAFWSGLDAPGALFWRTSGRFDIHAHNGFIQTTLDVGLLGLGLFLVAYVIYLSRIARIVPVDRSGAARWHIVFAMMLLLGNVAESSLLIQNGLLWFLFTAFQTRLAKTVHAHALTPRPAAGRRPKLQNGIPVAESRP
- a CDS encoding AEC family transporter, with the protein product MELLAPLSSIAAVVVPVFLIAALGFGWSRAKLPYDSAFITTFAINVSTPCLVFSSLARLTLGGDDLLTMAAASVGSMALAGLMATPILLASRLPLRVYLPALSFPNGGNMGIPVCLFAFGETGMGLAVLFFATLAVLQFTIGPALAAGRTDAKQVLRTPVIYAVALAVLVLMTGFQPPQWVTNTTTLLGNCAVPLMLFSLGVALAGLRMQGMLRSLAMSALRLLLGFAAGLAVVEVLGLEGTMRGVVLLESTMPVAVFNYLWALRYNNAPQEVAGMVLGSTALSFLTLPLLLAAVM
- a CDS encoding glycosyltransferase family 2 protein produces the protein MKGLEAKGGEMKGGAAEGRAAEAPPVTVSAVIPTRNRPHLVLNAVESVRAQTIQDLEIVVVVDGPDPATVAALEAVEDRRLRIVQNPASLGPAGARNAGVQAALGEWIAFLDDDDSWAPEKLERQLAAAKASGAKLPVVSCSTSVSIGERRYVWPQRRPEPGEPISDYLIDRRSPLSRPGYLATPTIMVPRSLALAVPMPDYRHFEDWGWLFRALDQPGAELVFVDEPLCFVEIDEGRASLHSVDDWRQAFEWARTHRPLMTGNAYAAFLMTKVVGMARREGDWNAVRRLLAEATRAGDPKMRHYLMFFGTCVVPPSFHRRVRAATHSDAATA